In one window of Gallaecimonas xiamenensis 3-C-1 DNA:
- a CDS encoding GNAT family N-acetyltransferase gives MDFALRPMLLETPRLTLSPTGPLDRDFFFALQSDPSVMAFVANNRTEAMIEDKFQQACLPWDKTAPQWLSLVVREKASNSPIGLHGFRCNWAHRQAELGFLFAPAFQGQGYAKEATLAIIALARDLGFHKLAAVVTSGNTPSAGLLEKCGFEREGVLKEHFLLNGRWHDDWHYGLLLGQ, from the coding sequence ATGGACTTTGCTCTCAGACCCATGCTGCTTGAAACCCCACGCCTGACCCTCAGTCCCACCGGCCCTTTGGACCGGGATTTTTTCTTTGCCCTGCAATCGGACCCCAGCGTCATGGCCTTTGTAGCCAACAACAGGACAGAGGCGATGATCGAAGACAAATTCCAGCAGGCCTGCCTGCCCTGGGATAAGACCGCTCCCCAATGGCTGAGCCTGGTGGTGCGGGAAAAGGCCAGCAACAGCCCCATAGGCCTGCACGGCTTTCGCTGCAACTGGGCTCACCGCCAGGCCGAGCTGGGCTTTTTGTTTGCCCCGGCCTTCCAGGGCCAGGGCTACGCCAAGGAGGCGACCCTGGCCATTATCGCCCTGGCCAGGGACCTTGGCTTTCACAAGCTGGCGGCGGTGGTAACCTCCGGCAATACGCCCTCGGCAGGGCTTTTGGAAAAGTGCGGCTTTGAGCGGGAAGGGGTACTGAAGGAGCACTTTTTGCTCAATGGCCGCTGGCACGATGATTGGCACTACGGCTTGCTGCTCGGCCAATAA
- a CDS encoding HupE/UreJ family protein, translating to MKWLWLLLLFTPPLWADGLRLSYLDLEAIEPGQYRVALKSQAGQGTLLPDFGDQARLMPLPGQAGGGALVQRWQLEVQGPLVLTRRQQGGQLLVRVKDLGGAERSYRLGPHETSLTLAGAPSQLQTALTYLGLGVEHILMGADHLLFVLALVLLVKGGRRLVLTISAFTLAHSLTLALAALGWVQVWLPPMEACIALSILFVALEVRRSQQGQPSLTAQMPWLVAFAFGLLHGLGFAAALGEIGLPAEALVTALLTFNLGVELGQLGFVALLWGLGWLLRPVVMPPWARALPAYGIGGLAAFWVIERVWGFWA from the coding sequence ATGAAGTGGCTTTGGTTGCTACTGCTGTTTACGCCGCCCCTGTGGGCCGACGGCCTGCGCCTGAGTTACCTGGATCTTGAGGCCATCGAGCCCGGGCAATACCGGGTGGCCCTGAAAAGCCAGGCCGGGCAGGGGACCTTGCTGCCGGATTTTGGTGACCAGGCCAGGCTTATGCCCTTGCCGGGGCAGGCTGGTGGCGGCGCCTTGGTACAGCGCTGGCAGCTCGAAGTCCAGGGGCCTTTGGTGCTGACCAGGCGCCAGCAAGGCGGCCAGTTGCTGGTCAGGGTCAAGGACCTTGGCGGCGCCGAGCGCAGTTACCGCCTAGGGCCCCATGAAACCAGCCTGACCCTGGCCGGGGCCCCTTCCCAGCTGCAAACGGCCCTCACTTATCTTGGGCTGGGGGTGGAGCATATCCTGATGGGGGCGGACCACCTGCTGTTCGTGCTGGCCTTGGTACTGCTGGTCAAGGGCGGGCGGCGCCTGGTGCTGACCATCAGCGCCTTTACCCTGGCCCACAGCCTGACCCTGGCCCTGGCGGCCTTGGGTTGGGTGCAAGTTTGGCTGCCGCCCATGGAGGCCTGCATTGCCCTGAGTATCCTCTTTGTGGCCCTGGAGGTCAGGCGTAGCCAGCAGGGGCAACCCAGCCTCACCGCCCAGATGCCCTGGCTGGTGGCCTTTGCCTTTGGCCTGCTCCATGGCCTGGGTTTTGCGGCGGCTCTGGGGGAGATTGGCTTGCCGGCCGAAGCCCTGGTTACGGCGCTGCTGACCTTCAACCTGGGGGTGGAACTGGGCCAACTGGGTTTTGTGGCGCTGCTGTGGGGCCTTGGCTGGTTGTTAAGGCCGGTAGTTATGCCGCCCTGGGCCAGGGCGCTACCGGCTTATGGCATAGGCGGCCTGGCCGCCTTTTGGGTGATAGAGCGGGTGTGGGGCTTTTGGGCCTGA
- a CDS encoding RDD family protein has translation MTKHDPEHQSALEAWREGKETRAIITPFAFKVDQRLLGHPLGKPWRRGLAMGLDLWLIAMLTYVPDVAIGLVAAIAIWILSKRHDQVIHPWARRWLRVLVVLVVFVLVVSLTSTLSRSLDDKPDPDKPPHSALEVGALGAVGIAMALCDDKVCVDDSLPGLIKLLDERFAGDLKTRRELADAIFDDMSFLNDDEKAAYREQVMAGAEARYRAFKRDQKAAEKEAGQGIEEEKPKHYGYSLLNWAKGLIADLGLGLSWAALYFTLFTALWRGQTPGKRLLGLRVVRLNGEPLTLWASFGRYGGYGAGLATGMLGFMQVLWDNNRQCIQDKIGETVVIQEIKGIRYTGPLTDNASEQQEEQA, from the coding sequence ATGACAAAACACGATCCTGAACACCAGTCGGCGCTGGAAGCCTGGCGTGAAGGCAAAGAAACCCGGGCCATTATTACCCCCTTTGCCTTCAAGGTGGACCAGAGGTTGCTGGGCCATCCCCTGGGCAAACCCTGGCGCCGGGGCCTGGCCATGGGGCTGGATTTGTGGCTTATCGCCATGCTGACCTATGTGCCGGACGTGGCCATAGGCCTGGTGGCCGCCATCGCCATCTGGATACTGTCCAAGCGCCACGACCAGGTGATACACCCCTGGGCCCGGCGCTGGCTGAGGGTGCTGGTGGTGTTGGTGGTCTTCGTGCTGGTGGTATCCCTGACCAGCACCCTCAGCCGCAGCTTGGATGACAAGCCCGACCCGGACAAGCCCCCCCATTCGGCCTTGGAAGTGGGAGCCCTTGGCGCCGTTGGCATCGCCATGGCCCTGTGCGACGACAAGGTCTGTGTTGACGACAGCCTGCCCGGCCTCATTAAGCTGTTGGACGAACGCTTTGCCGGGGATCTGAAAACCCGCCGGGAACTGGCCGATGCCATCTTCGACGACATGAGCTTCCTGAACGACGACGAAAAGGCCGCCTACCGCGAGCAGGTGATGGCCGGTGCCGAGGCCCGCTACCGGGCCTTCAAGAGGGACCAAAAGGCTGCGGAAAAAGAGGCCGGGCAGGGCATCGAAGAAGAAAAACCCAAGCATTACGGTTATTCGCTGCTTAACTGGGCCAAGGGCCTTATCGCCGATCTGGGCCTGGGGCTCAGTTGGGCGGCTTTGTACTTCACCCTCTTTACCGCCCTGTGGCGCGGCCAGACCCCAGGGAAGAGGTTGCTGGGCTTGAGGGTGGTGCGCCTTAACGGCGAGCCCCTGACCCTGTGGGCCTCCTTTGGCCGCTACGGCGGTTACGGCGCCGGCCTTGCCACCGGCATGCTGGGTTTTATGCAGGTACTCTGGGACAACAACCGCCAGTGCATCCAGGACAAGATAGGGGAAACCGTAGTGATTCAGGAAATTAAAGGGATCCGCTATACTGGGCCGCTAACGGATAACGCCAGCGAGCAGCAAGAGGAACAGGCGTGA
- the corA gene encoding magnesium/cobalt transporter CorA, whose product MINAYVRNGQLLDVKELSTEDRLPANTLWLDVFKPTDEERQWMSTYFQEEVPEEDDINEIEASARFYSDKDGLHITSLFPHRVGKELRGVNVSFTLRDNLLITLREEDLGLMRLFRAYLRQDKMEARDPATLLVEMLILKVEYLSDLLEDVYTVLESTGQEVFEAEELDEILKNITLQEDINGKIRLSLLDTQRSLRFMTRNQRGRLSEDNRKEVKDMLADIESLLPHTQFLFDKINFLLDAAMGFTSLKQNKIIKIFSVAAVVFLPPTVIASAYGMNFDIMPELHWRFGYPLAIGLMFASAAGTYLFFKRKGWL is encoded by the coding sequence ATGATCAATGCCTACGTGCGCAACGGCCAGTTACTGGACGTCAAAGAACTCTCCACTGAGGACCGCCTGCCCGCCAACACCCTGTGGCTGGACGTCTTCAAGCCCACTGACGAAGAGCGCCAGTGGATGTCCACCTACTTCCAGGAAGAAGTGCCGGAAGAGGACGACATCAACGAAATCGAGGCCTCGGCCCGTTTCTACTCCGACAAGGACGGCCTGCATATCACCTCCCTGTTCCCGCACCGGGTGGGCAAGGAGCTGCGCGGCGTCAACGTCTCTTTTACCCTGCGTGACAACCTGCTCATTACCCTGCGTGAAGAAGACCTGGGGTTGATGCGGCTGTTTCGGGCCTACTTGCGCCAGGACAAGATGGAAGCCCGGGATCCGGCCACCTTGCTGGTGGAGATGCTGATCCTCAAGGTGGAATACCTTTCTGACCTCCTCGAAGACGTCTACACCGTGCTGGAATCGACGGGCCAAGAGGTCTTCGAAGCGGAAGAACTGGACGAGATCTTAAAGAACATCACCCTGCAGGAAGACATCAACGGCAAGATCCGCCTGAGCCTGCTGGATACCCAGCGTTCCCTGCGCTTTATGACCCGCAACCAGCGGGGCCGACTGTCTGAAGACAACCGCAAGGAAGTCAAAGATATGCTGGCGGATATCGAGTCCTTGCTGCCCCATACCCAGTTTTTGTTCGACAAGATCAACTTCCTGCTGGACGCGGCCATGGGCTTTACCAGCCTCAAACAGAACAAGATCATCAAGATCTTCTCGGTAGCGGCGGTGGTGTTCCTGCCGCCCACGGTGATCGCCTCGGCCTACGGCATGAACTTTGACATCATGCCCGAGCTGCACTGGCGCTTTGGCTACCCCCTGGCCATAGGGCTGATGTTTGCCTCTGCCGCCGGAACCTACCTTTTCTTCAAGCGAAAAGGCTGGCTTTAA
- a CDS encoding YciI-like protein produces MHYVLIYETTADYLEKRGQYRAEHLALAWQWAETGELLLGGAMGEPVERAMLLFACDSPEVPANFARLDPYVRHGLVAHWRVMPWHTVVGEGAANPVLPS; encoded by the coding sequence ATGCATTATGTGCTGATCTACGAAACCACCGCCGACTATCTGGAAAAGCGCGGTCAATACCGGGCCGAGCACCTGGCCCTGGCCTGGCAGTGGGCCGAAACCGGCGAACTGCTGCTGGGGGGCGCCATGGGTGAGCCGGTAGAGCGGGCCATGCTGCTGTTTGCTTGCGACAGCCCCGAAGTACCTGCCAACTTCGCCCGCCTCGACCCCTATGTGCGCCATGGTCTGGTGGCCCATTGGCGGGTTATGCCCTGGCACACTGTGGTGGGGGAGGGAGCCGCCAATCCGGTGTTGCCCAGCTGA
- the feoB gene encoding ferrous iron transporter B — translation MSSLRMALVGNPNCGKTALFNLLTGNTQKVANYAGVTVERKEGSYQSPCGTQFRILDLPGAYSLDATSPDEEVTRDVIQGNYKGEAEPDLLVCVADATNLRLHLRFVLEIMALGRPMVLALNMMDTARKRGIIIDTQALAQELGIPVVETVAISKQGAKALADKLAEKAWTVPAASAEQNLQDRHLRVRQLMEKAVTLPQYNSTLDDRIDALVLHPVLGMAILAALMFFIFQAVFSWATPLMDFIDGGMGDLGAWVTSPLPEDSALYSLINDGIFAGLGGVLVFLPQILILFLFILVLEESGYLPRAAYLLDRLMFRAGLTGRAFIPLLSSFACAIPGIMATRSIQDPRDRLTTILVAPLMTCSARLPVYTLLIAAFIPQQTVAGLFNLQGIVLFCLYFAGILSALLVAYVMKWLRRDKSEHALLMELPAYRVPHARDIALGLWQRAKIFLKRVGGIIFALTVLIWFLCTFPGAPEGATAPAIDYSFAGQLGHLLHYVFAPIGFNWQICIALVPGMGAREVAVSALGTVYAMSGTEDMVASQLGTVIANTWSLSTALALLAWFVFAPQCISTLAVIRRETNSWKVMGLATAYLFALAYLAAFATYRIAEALA, via the coding sequence ATGTCTAGCCTGCGCATGGCCCTGGTGGGCAACCCCAACTGCGGTAAAACCGCCCTGTTCAACCTGCTGACCGGCAACACCCAGAAGGTGGCCAACTACGCCGGGGTTACCGTTGAACGTAAGGAAGGCAGTTACCAGTCTCCCTGCGGCACCCAGTTCCGCATCCTCGACCTGCCCGGCGCCTACAGCCTGGACGCCACCAGCCCCGACGAAGAAGTCACCCGGGACGTGATCCAGGGCAACTACAAGGGCGAGGCCGAACCGGACCTGCTGGTGTGCGTGGCCGACGCCACCAACCTGCGCCTGCACCTGCGTTTCGTACTGGAGATCATGGCTCTTGGCCGGCCCATGGTGCTGGCCCTGAACATGATGGACACCGCCCGCAAACGCGGCATCATCATCGACACCCAGGCCCTGGCCCAAGAGCTGGGCATTCCGGTGGTGGAAACCGTGGCCATCAGCAAGCAGGGCGCCAAGGCCCTGGCCGACAAGCTGGCCGAGAAGGCCTGGACAGTGCCCGCCGCCAGCGCCGAGCAAAACCTCCAGGACCGTCACCTGCGGGTGCGCCAACTGATGGAAAAGGCCGTTACCCTGCCCCAGTACAACAGCACCCTGGATGACCGCATCGACGCCCTGGTGCTGCACCCTGTGCTGGGCATGGCCATCCTGGCCGCCCTGATGTTCTTTATCTTCCAGGCCGTGTTCTCCTGGGCCACGCCACTGATGGACTTTATCGACGGCGGCATGGGTGATCTGGGGGCCTGGGTTACCTCCCCCCTGCCCGAAGACAGTGCCCTCTACAGCCTGATCAACGACGGTATTTTCGCCGGCCTCGGCGGCGTGCTGGTGTTCCTGCCGCAGATCCTGATCCTGTTCCTGTTCATCCTGGTATTGGAAGAATCCGGCTACCTGCCCCGGGCCGCCTACCTGCTGGACCGGCTGATGTTCCGTGCCGGCCTTACCGGCCGCGCCTTTATCCCGCTGTTGTCGAGCTTTGCCTGCGCCATTCCCGGCATCATGGCCACCCGCAGCATCCAGGATCCCCGTGACCGCCTCACCACCATACTGGTGGCGCCGCTGATGACCTGTTCGGCCAGGCTCCCCGTCTACACCCTGCTGATCGCCGCCTTTATCCCCCAACAGACCGTGGCCGGGCTCTTCAACCTGCAAGGCATAGTGCTGTTCTGCCTGTACTTTGCCGGTATCCTCAGCGCCCTGCTGGTGGCCTACGTGATGAAATGGCTGCGCCGCGACAAGAGCGAGCATGCCCTGTTGATGGAGCTGCCGGCCTACCGGGTGCCCCACGCCCGTGACATCGCCCTTGGCCTTTGGCAGCGGGCCAAGATCTTCTTGAAGCGGGTCGGTGGCATCATCTTCGCCCTGACCGTGTTGATCTGGTTCCTGTGCACCTTCCCCGGCGCCCCCGAAGGGGCCACGGCGCCTGCCATCGACTACAGCTTTGCCGGCCAGCTGGGCCACCTGCTGCACTATGTGTTTGCCCCCATCGGCTTTAACTGGCAGATCTGTATCGCCCTGGTGCCCGGCATGGGTGCCCGCGAGGTGGCAGTGTCGGCCCTGGGCACCGTCTATGCCATGTCCGGCACCGAAGACATGGTGGCCAGCCAGTTGGGCACCGTCATTGCCAACACCTGGTCCCTGTCCACGGCCCTGGCATTGCTGGCTTGGTTCGTGTTCGCGCCCCAGTGCATTTCAACCCTGGCGGTGATCCGCCGGGAAACCAACTCCTGGAAGGTGATGGGCCTGGCCACGGCTTACCTCTTCGCCCTGGCCTACCTGGCTGCCTTCGCCACTTACCGTATTGCGGAGGCCCTGGCGTGA
- a CDS encoding helix-turn-helix transcriptional regulator, whose protein sequence is MRKSDRLFQLTNILRAHQPISAKTLAEKMSVSERTIYRYVDDLSVAGIPIYGEPGVGYRLSEGYELPPLQLSPGELEALVAGVNFIAALTGQRLSDSAHALLSKIEAALPRSIATSNPDHRAIRIPASSRGTGVYEVWDRLHSAIESKHWLDLGYVSEQGEVTQRTVFPLGLFYWGAKWTVGCWCGLRGNYRDFRVDRIVKLVTSSSGGALPVDVSLQNYIALQEQAN, encoded by the coding sequence ATGAGAAAATCGGATAGGCTGTTTCAACTGACCAATATTCTTCGGGCACATCAGCCCATATCGGCCAAGACATTGGCTGAAAAGATGTCGGTTTCTGAGCGAACCATTTATCGCTACGTCGATGACTTATCTGTGGCTGGGATCCCCATTTATGGAGAGCCGGGAGTGGGGTACCGCCTGTCGGAAGGCTATGAGTTACCACCGCTGCAATTGTCACCCGGCGAACTGGAAGCCTTGGTTGCCGGGGTCAACTTTATCGCTGCATTAACCGGGCAGCGCTTATCGGACTCTGCCCATGCTTTGCTTTCCAAAATAGAAGCGGCACTACCCCGCAGCATTGCCACGTCCAATCCTGACCACAGGGCAATAAGGATACCGGCCTCAAGTCGCGGTACAGGCGTATATGAAGTTTGGGACAGATTGCACTCGGCAATAGAGTCGAAACACTGGCTGGACCTAGGTTACGTATCAGAACAGGGAGAGGTCACCCAGCGAACCGTCTTTCCGCTGGGGCTGTTCTATTGGGGAGCCAAATGGACAGTAGGCTGTTGGTGCGGGTTACGTGGTAACTATCGGGACTTCAGGGTAGATCGCATCGTAAAACTGGTAACGTCGAGCAGTGGCGGGGCATTACCTGTTGATGTCTCGCTGCAAAACTATATTGCCCTGCAAGAGCAAGCTAACTGA
- the queC gene encoding 7-cyano-7-deazaguanine synthase QueC, whose protein sequence is MSKVVVIYSGGMDSFTLLHKAIKDGHEVHALSFNYGQRHVKELQVAAKVTAELGIAHEVVDISAIQSLIANSALTSDIAMPEGHYQENNMKQTVVPNRNMILLSLAIGKAVSIGADKVYYGAHGGDHAIYPDCRPEFVKAMNAVSQVANYEPVSIESPYLMATKGEILTDGLKMGLSYEQTWTCYQGGEAACGRCGACQERLEAFRENQLEDPLPYLTREIL, encoded by the coding sequence ATGAGCAAAGTTGTAGTCATCTATTCCGGCGGCATGGATTCATTCACCTTGCTGCACAAGGCCATCAAAGACGGGCATGAAGTTCATGCACTGTCGTTCAATTATGGCCAGCGCCATGTCAAAGAGCTGCAGGTGGCCGCCAAGGTGACTGCGGAACTGGGCATCGCCCACGAGGTGGTGGACATCAGCGCTATCCAGAGCCTGATCGCCAATTCCGCCCTGACCTCGGACATCGCCATGCCCGAAGGCCATTACCAGGAAAACAACATGAAGCAGACGGTGGTGCCCAACCGCAACATGATCCTGTTGTCCCTGGCCATCGGCAAGGCGGTGAGCATAGGCGCCGACAAGGTCTACTACGGTGCCCATGGCGGTGACCACGCCATCTACCCCGATTGCCGCCCCGAGTTCGTCAAGGCCATGAACGCCGTATCGCAAGTGGCCAACTACGAACCGGTGAGCATCGAAAGCCCCTACCTGATGGCCACCAAGGGTGAGATCCTCACCGACGGCCTGAAGATGGGGCTGAGCTACGAGCAAACCTGGACCTGCTACCAGGGCGGCGAGGCGGCCTGCGGCCGCTGTGGCGCCTGCCAGGAAAGGCTGGAAGCCTTCCGTGAGAACCAACTGGAAGATCCCCTGCCTTACCTGACCCGTGAGATTTTATGA
- the queE gene encoding 7-carboxy-7-deazaguanine synthase QueE: MRYPVNEIFETLQGEGRFTGLPAIFVRLQGCPVGCSWCDTKHTWEQQPQDERPLGDILVKTAASSCWAWATPEAMLATFAERGFNAKLVVITGGEPCMFDLVPLCEALHGAGYSTQIETSGTFEIKVPKETVITLSPKVGMKGGYAILDSALERADDIKHPVARERDIEELDALLARCGEKPVYLQPVSQGKRATELCIKTCIERNWRLSVQLHKYLGIE, from the coding sequence ATGCGCTATCCGGTCAACGAAATTTTCGAAACCTTGCAGGGTGAAGGCCGTTTTACCGGCTTGCCGGCCATCTTTGTTCGCCTGCAAGGTTGCCCGGTGGGCTGCAGCTGGTGCGACACCAAACATACCTGGGAACAACAACCCCAGGACGAGCGCCCCCTGGGGGACATACTGGTGAAAACCGCCGCCTCCAGCTGCTGGGCCTGGGCGACGCCCGAGGCCATGCTGGCCACCTTTGCCGAGCGCGGCTTTAACGCCAAACTGGTGGTCATTACCGGCGGCGAGCCCTGCATGTTCGACCTGGTGCCCCTCTGTGAGGCCCTGCACGGCGCCGGTTATAGCACCCAAATCGAGACCTCCGGCACCTTCGAGATAAAAGTACCTAAAGAGACTGTCATCACCCTGTCGCCCAAGGTAGGTATGAAAGGAGGCTACGCCATCCTCGACTCCGCCCTTGAGCGGGCCGACGACATCAAGCACCCTGTGGCCCGGGAACGGGATATCGAAGAGCTGGACGCCCTGCTGGCCCGCTGCGGCGAAAAGCCGGTGTATCTGCAACCGGTCAGCCAGGGGAAAAGGGCCACAGAGCTTTGCATAAAGACCTGTATTGAAAGGAATTGGCGCTTGTCGGTTCAGTTACATAAGTACCTTGGCATAGAATAA
- a CDS encoding FeoA family protein, whose product MTLADVKKGVPALVRDVVDAYSDDPIAKRLRELGFVPGEPVRVVARGLLGGNPLVVQVGGTRFALRRKEAERVTLELEA is encoded by the coding sequence ATGACACTCGCAGATGTAAAAAAAGGCGTACCGGCCCTGGTCCGGGACGTAGTGGACGCCTACTCCGATGACCCCATTGCCAAGCGCCTGCGGGAGCTGGGTTTTGTACCAGGTGAGCCGGTGCGGGTGGTAGCCCGGGGCCTGCTGGGTGGCAACCCCCTGGTGGTCCAGGTGGGCGGCACCCGCTTTGCACTGCGCCGTAAGGAAGCCGAACGTGTCACTCTGGAGCTGGAGGCCTGA
- the cysK gene encoding cysteine synthase A has product MSQLFKDNSLTIGNTPLVKLNRVTGGEVYAKVEARNPSFSVKCRIGASMIWDAEEKGLLGPGKEIIEPTSGNTGIALAFVAAARGIPITLTMPESMSLERRKLLKALGANLVLTEAAKGMKGAIDKASEIRDAEPNKYVLLQQFENPANPAIHETTTGPEIWEATDGDIDVFVAGVGTGGTITGVSRYLKKTRGKDVISVAVEPADSPVISQKLAGEDLKPGPHKIQGIGAGFIPGNLDLSLVDRVEQVSNDDAMAMAHRLMKEEGILAGISSGAAVVAAKRLAENPDFAGKKIVVILPSSAERYLSSPLFADVFTEQELSQ; this is encoded by the coding sequence ATGAGCCAGCTATTTAAAGACAACTCCCTGACCATCGGCAATACCCCCCTGGTCAAACTCAACCGCGTCACCGGTGGCGAAGTCTACGCCAAGGTCGAAGCACGCAACCCCAGCTTCTCCGTAAAATGCCGTATTGGCGCCTCCATGATCTGGGACGCCGAGGAAAAAGGCCTGCTGGGCCCGGGCAAAGAAATCATCGAGCCCACCTCCGGCAACACCGGTATCGCCCTAGCCTTCGTGGCCGCCGCCCGTGGCATTCCCATCACCCTGACTATGCCCGAGTCCATGAGCCTGGAGCGCCGCAAGCTGCTCAAGGCTCTGGGTGCCAACCTGGTGCTGACCGAAGCGGCCAAGGGCATGAAGGGCGCCATCGACAAGGCCAGCGAAATTCGCGACGCCGAGCCCAATAAATACGTGCTGCTCCAGCAGTTCGAAAACCCGGCCAACCCCGCCATCCACGAGACAACCACAGGTCCCGAGATCTGGGAAGCCACCGATGGCGACATCGACGTGTTCGTGGCTGGCGTCGGCACCGGCGGCACCATTACCGGTGTGTCCCGCTACCTGAAAAAGACCCGGGGTAAAGACGTCATTTCCGTGGCGGTGGAACCGGCCGACTCTCCGGTTATCAGCCAAAAGCTGGCCGGTGAAGATCTCAAACCCGGCCCCCACAAAATCCAGGGCATCGGGGCCGGCTTTATTCCCGGCAACCTGGACTTGAGCCTGGTTGACCGGGTAGAGCAGGTGTCCAACGACGACGCCATGGCCATGGCCCATCGCCTGATGAAAGAAGAAGGGATCCTCGCCGGCATTTCCTCCGGCGCCGCCGTGGTGGCCGCCAAGCGCCTGGCCGAGAACCCTGACTTTGCCGGCAAGAAGATCGTGGTGATCCTGCCCTCTTCCGCCGAGCGTTACCTGAGCTCCCCCTTGTTCGCCGACGTGTTCACCGAGCAGGAACTGTCCCAGTAA
- a CDS encoding DUF3703 domain-containing protein — protein MFSRFARNIAPAVKAELALAQQAHSAEVAFKHLENAHVLGQGSTWWHMRVHLLMLVWAWRQKDGAELAGQLLRVLGAATKTALGWVPKGNTGGANVSPFKAMPLSPEHQALIDKAKG, from the coding sequence ATGTTCAGTCGTTTTGCCCGCAACATAGCCCCGGCCGTCAAGGCCGAATTGGCCCTGGCGCAACAGGCCCATTCGGCCGAGGTGGCTTTTAAGCACCTGGAAAATGCCCATGTGCTGGGGCAGGGGTCTACCTGGTGGCACATGAGGGTCCATTTACTGATGTTGGTCTGGGCCTGGCGCCAGAAAGACGGCGCCGAGCTGGCCGGCCAGTTGCTGCGGGTGCTGGGGGCGGCTACCAAGACCGCCTTGGGCTGGGTGCCCAAGGGCAATACCGGGGGTGCCAATGTCAGCCCTTTTAAAGCCATGCCCTTGAGCCCCGAGCACCAGGCCCTTATCGACAAAGCCAAAGGCTGA
- the queD gene encoding 6-carboxytetrahydropterin synthase QueD translates to MKQTLYKDFSFDSAHRLPHVPAGHKCGNLHGHTFGVRVEVTGEVDPYTGWVMDFADMKAVVKPLIDQLDHCYLNDIAGLENPTSEVLAKWIWDQLAPKLPLLSAVWVRETCTSGCLYQGD, encoded by the coding sequence ATGAAACAGACGCTCTACAAAGACTTTTCCTTCGACTCCGCCCACCGCCTGCCCCATGTGCCGGCCGGCCACAAGTGCGGCAACCTCCACGGCCACACCTTCGGGGTGCGGGTGGAAGTGACCGGCGAGGTGGACCCCTACACCGGCTGGGTGATGGACTTTGCCGACATGAAAGCGGTGGTCAAACCGCTGATTGACCAGCTGGATCATTGCTATCTGAATGACATTGCAGGCCTGGAAAACCCCACCTCGGAAGTGCTGGCCAAATGGATCTGGGACCAACTGGCCCCCAAGTTGCCGCTGCTGTCGGCGGTGTGGGTGCGGGAAACCTGCACCTCAGGTTGCCTTTACCAAGGCGATTAA
- a CDS encoding alpha/beta fold hydrolase, whose product MAISTPVLFLPGTQCDERLWLPLWRLLDLEDRRYVPLQWAETLEQMLSLADYGAEGDRVHLVGFSMGGFIASRFALDNPQQVASLTLIGFDGAGLSQQEQALRQQLVTQLDKGRFKPMTEARLDQMVGQGPNGQGARETVREMEQDLGGSVLKYHLLAASARPDLRPALAKASFPVNIIAAKDDQLAPLAKLEAMHQALAKSRLLVLENSGHMLPLEQPEALAELLTQVWA is encoded by the coding sequence ATGGCCATCAGTACCCCTGTTCTTTTCCTGCCCGGCACCCAATGTGACGAGCGGCTCTGGCTGCCCCTGTGGCGGCTGCTGGACTTAGAAGACCGCCGCTACGTGCCCCTGCAATGGGCCGAGACCTTGGAACAGATGCTGTCCTTGGCCGACTACGGCGCCGAAGGGGACAGGGTGCACCTGGTGGGCTTTTCCATGGGGGGCTTTATTGCCAGCCGCTTTGCCTTGGATAACCCCCAGCAGGTGGCATCCCTGACCCTTATCGGTTTCGATGGCGCCGGCCTCAGCCAGCAAGAACAGGCCCTTCGCCAACAACTGGTCACCCAACTGGACAAGGGCCGCTTCAAGCCCATGACCGAGGCCCGCCTGGACCAGATGGTGGGCCAGGGCCCCAACGGCCAAGGGGCGCGGGAGACGGTCAGGGAAATGGAACAGGATCTGGGGGGCAGCGTGCTCAAATACCACCTGCTGGCCGCCTCGGCCAGGCCCGATCTGCGCCCGGCCCTGGCCAAGGCGTCGTTCCCGGTCAATATCATTGCCGCCAAGGACGACCAACTGGCGCCCCTGGCCAAGCTCGAGGCCATGCACCAGGCCCTGGCCAAGAGCCGGTTGCTGGTCCTTGAGAACAGTGGCCATATGCTGCCCCTGGAGCAGCCAGAGGCGCTAGCCGAGCTGCTGACCCAAGTTTGGGCCTAA